The following DNA comes from Mucilaginibacter jinjuensis.
CAACGCCCAAATGGCGTTACGCGTTAGGTGTTCTCTGTTCATTTTTCTTTTTCAAATAATAGCGTTTTGTTTTCTGACTGTTACCGCAAGATTCCATGGAGCACCATTTCTTGCGGTGGCTCTTTGTTTGGTCTAAAAAAAGCCAGGCGCAGCGTCCGCACTGTTTAATGAGGTGCAAACTGCCGGAGTTCAACAGGTCATAGGCGGATAGAACAAGCTTCCACACCGGAGCATATAAGCCCGCGTTTTCCAGGCGCAGCACAAATTTAATTCCACCATTGTCACGCCTTAATACCCTGAATTGCAATGCCTGTATAAAAAGATGGTTGGCCTGGTCTAAAATTTCCAGATCTGATTTGCTTGATATATTCCGGCCATGACCTATAAGAAGCTGATAAAGCATTTCTCGGATTTCTTTGGCGGATTGAAGGGCCTTTTCCGCAGTGTCCGGTTCGTTCTTAGCCGCAGCTTTGAGACGAGCCACAGTCCTTCCATCAAAAAGTTCGAGCCTTGCTGACAAAATTAACAGATCGTCGTAGGTATGAAGCCTTTCAGCAACGACGTCCTTTTCCCGGTCATAACCTGAATTTACAAAATCGAGGCAACTTACTCCGCCATCCAGTGTCATCGTTGTGACCGTGCTGATTTGGTTCATGGAATAAAGTTAAATAATTCACACTGCTAAAACAATTTTTACAAGTGTTAATTATATATTTAACACCAGTAATATGTATTTTAACAGTAATAAAAATGAAAAACCGTAATAATCCATCGCCTATAGTATTGGTATTCGCTTTTATAGCTATTTATTTCATATGGGGAACAAGTTATCTGGCTATCATTTATGCCCTGAAAGGGCTTAAACCCTTTACGATTTCAGCTTTTAGATACTTGGCTGCTGGGCTTTTGCTGATCATTTGGATATGGATTCAAAAAGCCAGTTGGCCTAGTGGAAACGACAGAAAGGTTTTGGTCATCAGCGGCATTTTGATGCTAAGCGGGGGCTCAGGCCTGGTCGTCGTAGGAGAACAATATATTAGTTCCGGGGCGGCTGCGATTATAGTGGCTACAGAACCGCTTTTCTTTGTTTTGTTCGACCGTTATCGCTGGAATCTGTATTTTTCCAGCAAACGAATTATTGCGGGTTTATTTTTGGGGTTTGCCGGGATCGTATTGTTCACGTATTTTACACCAGACCGCACCGCGGGACTCCACGCACGGCCTGTTTTAGGAACGATAATCACTTTATTAAGCGCAGTGTCTTGGGTAGCAGGTGCTTTATATGCCAACCATAGATTAACATCGGGTGCACGGAACTTAAGTAACAGCGCTATTCAACTCATTGCTGCGGGATTGTTTTCAGGTATAATTGCTGGCGTTAAAGGTGAATTTTCCACTCTTTTTGAAGTTGCAATTCCGATAAGCGCGTGGCTGGGGCTAACATACCTTATTATTATGGGATCGCTAATTGCCTACCTGTCTTTCAACTGGCTGATCACCGTACAACCGCCCGCCGTCGTAAGTACTCATACCTATGTAAATCCTATTATTGCGATATTTATGGGTTGGTTGCTTGCGGCGGAGTCTCTATCCCGGATACAACTGATTGCTTTAGGGTTCGTAATGGCCGGCGTGGTCCTCACGCAATTAAATAAGCAGAAAATAGCTAGCTAATCTTAACCCAGAAATTATCCGACGGCACAATGGTGACATCTAAGCCGAATAGAACTAGGCAAGGTTTCCCCGTTCCTTTCAGTTCATCCATAGATGTTAGCTAGATATAGCTAACGTGGTGCGGTCAGGCGTCCATTTTAATTTGCGGTTAGCCTTGGTGCCCGTTTTTATTTCGTTCAACTCGTTATGGTAAGCGGTTGATCTCATCTTGTCTTGGCCACCTCCTTAGCCACGGCCTTTTTGGTTGCCGGTTTTGCCGGCACATCCTTTTCACTGGGCTGGCCAGAACGTCCGGCGGCATAACTTTTCCTTCCCCGGTAATGGCCTACTTTGATCTGGTGATTTTCTTCCGCTGCGTCTATAGAGTGGGTACAGGTAATGTCATCTTCGCTGGTCGCCAGGCGGGATAAGGTCATGTAGAATTTCCGAAGCTGGTCCAGTTCAGCTTCGCTCAGATCTTCCAGGCTGACCATTCTGTTGCTGCTGCCTTCGTGCGAGGCTATCAGCTCATTCAGCTTCAGGTGGATCGCTTTGGAGTCCTTGTTCTGTGATTTCTGGATCAGGAACACCATCAGGAAAGTAACGATGGTGGTGCCCGTATTAATAATTAGTTGCCAAGTCTCGGAATAATGGGCGACCGGGCCGGCCGCAGCCCAGACGATGATGGTCAAAGCGGCAATGATAAAAGCGGCGGAACTTCCTGTGGCATTGGTCGCCCAGTTTGAAAAGCGTTCAAATAAATTTTTTTTCTTGGTCATGTTAACAGGGATTTAATGATAAAGTGTTTTATTCTTAAAATGTTTGAAACATCTGATATCCAGTAATGTTATTCCCCGAAATTTCAAGATGAGAGCAATTTTACTTTTTTTTATAGGATTAATACTTTGCGGTAGTACAACAATGATAAGGGCGCAAACCATCCCCGCCGCAGCAAAACCGGTGCTGGTCGGCCGTGTTCAGCGCGATACAGTAACGGAAAAGATACGACCAAAGAGAATCAGGAGCCGCAGTATTTTTATTTGTCCTTCAACGCCAATATTTTCGTGAATTCCAAAGGTGGTGTTGAACAGCGTTTTTCCCCTGCCGTGGAATTCGGCCGGACTTTTGGTATTTTTGACATCGGCCTGGCGACCGGCCGACTGAGTTCCATGGATCATGGCCCGGATACTTCGCGTTTTGTCGAGTTCCGTCCAACGATCAATGTATTTTCCAAGGGGCGCTTCGCCGAAGCGCTGTGCCTGGGAGGAGGTTATGTATTTAAAGCCAAACAGGGTTTGATGACTGAGATCTGTAACAGCATCAATTTCAACGTAACGGAAGTTTCGCCGTGGCCGTGCAGCAGGGTTACCTATTCTTTGATGGCACCAATGATCACCGTAATGAGCAGTATATGGGATTTACCTTTACCTATAATTTCCTGCGGAAGCATAGCGTGAATATGCGCCGGAAGCGTAAAGTGATCGTCAGCGATAATTAGCGGGTCAACACAATTCATCGCCCGAGGAACAAGAAGATCTCATCCACTGCTTTAGGATAACCTCCGGCCTCTCTAAAAGACACATTGATCTGCCGGATAGCCGTCAGGTAGGCGGGGTCATTCATGACGACCTCTATCGCATTCTTTAACAGTTCCGGGTTCAGCTGCCGCACATCTAATTTGATGGTCGCCCCGAGCTCCTCGGCACGTGCTGCCAGCAAGGGTTGATCGGCGCCCATCGGCAAGCTTACAAAAGGCACTTTGTTACTGATCAGGTCGCTCATGCTGTTCATGCCTGCATGGGTAATTGCTACGTCGGCATATTTCAGGAGCGCATTCTGCGGCACATAGTCGCGCACTACAAAATGTTCCGGGAACTGGCTGTCATTCAGCTTAACGCCATGCGCTGCCATGACCACAATGCCGTCCCAATCCTTAAAAGCAGTAACAAACATCTCGTATAGTTTCGGATCAAAGACTCCGAAGACCGTTCCGAGGGAAATATATAACACGCGTTTGCCTGCCAGCCGTTCAAAAGGAAAGTCCAGGTCTTCATGACGATCATAGATTGGCGGTCCGACAAAGCGGCAGCTATCGTCGAGGTAATCAGAGGGCGGCGCAAAATAACGCGAGGTATAAACCAGTTTCAGCGGGCTGTTATATAGCATTAGTTCCAACGGATGGCCGGGCATGGTGACGCCATAGGCAGCCGTTAACTGCGCGGCAGTTTCCTGATACTGCTGCATGATATCGTCCGGTAATTTAAAACTGCCGATATTTTTAAAGCTGTCGAGGCCGGCAAACACCGCCAGTGAAGAAATCGAAGGAATTTTAAACAACTGCTCCAAAGCGCCGGTAAACGGAAACGCAGCCGAATGGATCAGGTAGTCAAATTTCAGCGGGGCTGTTTGTGCTAAAATATCCGCTATTACCGAAGGTGCCTTGCTGGCGACACTCATTAGTCCGCCGCCCTGCCCGGGTTTGCCGGCTGCCTTAAAAATATCCAAATCTTCATTATAGGCCAAAAATATGGCGCCCGCCGCTTCGATCTTCGTGCGAAAATAGTCGGATGCAAAATAGTAGACCTTTTCACCATGAAGGCTTAGTTCGGCCACCAGCCCTAAAGTGGGATTCACATGCCCGTGGGAGGGCATTCCTAAAAATAAAACGTTCGCCATAAAGATGTTGACGAAGGAGACCGCAAAATACTTTAAAAAATAAAAATTTTGATCAGTGACCGGTATGATGATCTTTGTAAATAGTAATCACGAGGTTTTCGGCCGGGCAGGGATGTTGGCGTAACCAGCCACACGCGGCTCAACACCGTAACTGCCGTTAGTCCAGGTCTTCACATCCCCGCGTTCTAAAATGGCGGGTATTTGGTAGCG
Coding sequences within:
- a CDS encoding EamA family transporter, with product MKNRNNPSPIVLVFAFIAIYFIWGTSYLAIIYALKGLKPFTISAFRYLAAGLLLIIWIWIQKASWPSGNDRKVLVISGILMLSGGSGLVVVGEQYISSGAAAIIVATEPLFFVLFDRYRWNLYFSSKRIIAGLFLGFAGIVLFTYFTPDRTAGLHARPVLGTIITLLSAVSWVAGALYANHRLTSGARNLSNSAIQLIAAGLFSGIIAGVKGEFSTLFEVAIPISAWLGLTYLIIMGSLIAYLSFNWLITVQPPAVVSTHTYVNPIIAIFMGWLLAAESLSRIQLIALGFVMAGVVLTQLNKQKIAS
- a CDS encoding CGNR zinc finger domain-containing protein, producing the protein MNQISTVTTMTLDGGVSCLDFVNSGYDREKDVVAERLHTYDDLLILSARLELFDGRTVARLKAAAKNEPDTAEKALQSAKEIREMLYQLLIGHGRNISSKSDLEILDQANHLFIQALQFRVLRRDNGGIKFVLRLENAGLYAPVWKLVLSAYDLLNSGSLHLIKQCGRCAWLFLDQTKSHRKKWCSMESCGNSQKTKRYYLKKKNEQRTPNA
- a CDS encoding macrolide family glycosyltransferase, which produces MANVLFLGMPSHGHVNPTLGLVAELSLHGEKVYYFASDYFRTKIEAAGAIFLAYNEDLDIFKAAGKPGQGGGLMSVASKAPSVIADILAQTAPLKFDYLIHSAAFPFTGALEQLFKIPSISSLAVFAGLDSFKNIGSFKLPDDIMQQYQETAAQLTAAYGVTMPGHPLELMLYNSPLKLVYTSRYFAPPSDYLDDSCRFVGPPIYDRHEDLDFPFERLAGKRVLYISLGTVFGVFDPKLYEMFVTAFKDWDGIVVMAAHGVKLNDSQFPEHFVVRDYVPQNALLKYADVAITHAGMNSMSDLISNKVPFVSLPMGADQPLLAARAEELGATIKLDVRQLNPELLKNAIEVVMNDPAYLTAIRQINVSFREAGGYPKAVDEIFLFLGR
- a CDS encoding low affinity iron permease family protein, whose amino-acid sequence is MTKKKNLFERFSNWATNATGSSAAFIIAALTIIVWAAAGPVAHYSETWQLIINTGTTIVTFLMVFLIQKSQNKDSKAIHLKLNELIASHEGSSNRMVSLEDLSEAELDQLRKFYMTLSRLATSEDDITCTHSIDAAEENHQIKVGHYRGRKSYAAGRSGQPSEKDVPAKPATKKAVAKEVAKTR